A region from the Triticum aestivum cultivar Chinese Spring chromosome 3D, IWGSC CS RefSeq v2.1, whole genome shotgun sequence genome encodes:
- the LOC123079007 gene encoding protein CONSERVED ONLY IN THE GREEN LINEAGE 160, chloroplastic, producing the protein MSLLAVVTSRAAAVRPLRASAASGEAAAAAADQPAERRPVKIILPKKKPQKWSTGMEPGSYGGGPTTIKPRKYWMGKEDRDPIGNTDDFIWNKNFLPHMERVIANGGTDTPATIPRVAPEDEDSGFLSFNRAMDLDSVDVDLSKELMAPAKSILQTQLKAARRGRSTGVEAVNRSTFIRWKLAPTRREQEQWDRATRATTGGIDVILRESQQKVQLKGDPKVVAAEAREQYLKLKERLQLLTLGIGGVGVVSAYVSYTPEIAASFSAGLIGSLVYLRMLGTSVDSLAGGTKAAAKGAAAQPRLLIPMVLVMMYNRWNAILVPEYGFMHLELIPMLVGFFTYKIAMFTQAIQESVPDVGNHEV; encoded by the exons ATGTCGCTGCTCGCCGTCGTCACCAGCCGCGCCGCGGCCGTGCGCCCGCTTCGCGCCTCGGCGGCctcgggggaggcggcggcggccgccgcggaCCAGCCGGCGGAGCGGAGGCCGGTCAAGATAATACTGCCCAAGAAGAAGCCGCAGAAGTGGTCCACGGGGATGGAGCCAGGGTCGTACGGCGGCGGCCCGACCACCATCAAGCCGCGCAAGTACTGGATGGGGAAGGAGGACCGCGACCCCATTGGCAACACCGACGACTTCATCTGGAACAAGAACTTCCTCCCCCACATGGAGCGCGTCATCGCCAACGGCGGCACCGACACGCCCGCCACCATCCCCCGCGTCGCGCCG GAGGACGAGGACTCAGGGTTTCTAAGCTTCAACCGCGCAATGGACCTTGACAG TGTGGATGTTGATCTGAGCAAGGAGCTTATGGCACCAGCCAAGTCAATCTTGCAGACGCAGCTCAAGGCTGCCCGCCGTGGTCGATCCACAGGCGTTGAG GCTGTCAATAGATCCACTTTCATTAGATGGAAGCTAGCTCCGACTCGACGGGAGCAGGAGCAATGGGACCGAGCGACCAGGGCAACCACCGGTGGCATT GATGTCATACTAAGGGAGTCGCAGCAGAAAGTGCAGCTGAAAGGGGACCCTAAGGTGGTGGCAGCTGAGGCCAGAGAGCAATACCTAAAG TTGAAAGAAAGGTTGCAGTTGCTTACTTTAGGTATTGGTGGCGTCGGGGTGGTTTCTGCTTATGTTTCATACACTCCTGAAATTGCTGCGAG CTTTAGTGCAGGGCTGATTGGATCTCTGGTGTATCTCCGCATGCTTGGAACCAGTGTGGATTCTTTAGCGGGTGGAACTAAAGCAGCTGCCAA GGGTGCTGCGGCACAGCCAAGATTGCTTATTCCAATGGTTCTTGTGATGATGTACAATCGATGGAATGC GATACTAGTTCCAGAGTACGGCTTCATGCACCTGGAGTTGATACCCATGCTCGTTGGGTTTTTTACCTACAAGATTGCTATGTTTACTCAAGCGATTCAGGAATCAGTACCTGATGTTGGAAACCACGAAGTTTGA